The following proteins are co-located in the Engraulis encrasicolus isolate BLACKSEA-1 chromosome 2, IST_EnEncr_1.0, whole genome shotgun sequence genome:
- the psmc3ip gene encoding homologous-pairing protein 2 homolog: MSKKDAAAGAIILSYLNEQNRPYSAQDVFMNLQKQHGFGKTAVVKVVEQLAQEGKIREKVYGKQKIYFADQGQFTDVSDTDLKDMDTRISELSKDVQEVSQSCRQLESELKELNSSLTTEEMTSQIQELEAECASCQERLEKIKSATNHISPQERAEVYKSRNLYVKEWRKRKRMTMDMMDAILEGYPKSKKHFLEEVGVETDEDYNVTVPTI, translated from the exons ATGAGCAAGAAAGATGCAGCTG CTGGTGCCATCATACTCAGTTACCTGAACGAGCAGAATCGACCCTACAGTGCCCAGGATGTGTTTATGAACTTGCAAAAGCAGCACGGATTTGGCAAAACG GCTGTTGTCAAAGTAGTCGAACAGCTTGCCCAGGAGGGCAAGATCCGCGAGAAGGTTTATGGCAAACAGAAAATCTACTTTGCTGACCAA GGCCAGTTTACAGATGTGAGTGACACTGATCTGAAAGACATGGACACACGCATCTCAGAGCTGAGCAAGGACGTGCAGGAGGTCTCACAGAGCTGCAGACAGTTGGAGTCTG AGCTGAAGGAACTGAACAGCTCCTTGACCACGGAGGAGATGACCTCCCAGATCCAGGAGCTGGAGGCAGAGTGTGCCTCGTGCCAGGAGCGCTTGGAGAAGATCAAGTCCGCAACCAACCACATCTCACCACAGGAGCGGGCAGAG GTCTATAAATCCAGGAATCTGTATGTGAAAGAATGGCGCAAGAGGAAGAGAATG ACCATGGACATGATGGATGCCATCTTGGAGGGCTATCCAAAGAGCAAGAAGCATTTTCTG GAGGAGGTTGGAGTGGAGACGGATGAAGACTACAATGTCACTGTGCCTACCATTTAA
- the retreg3 gene encoding reticulophagy regulator 3 isoform X2 translates to MQERFFALSSLRLLFLLCVGLALTVCVDTWRNKIWPEIRVKRLDESESESWGVVQPGTLSVPELCQHMAELWVAGVSFSAGLVNLKRYSPGKFCMLTCGIFTLLAMVGRYIPGLVLSYSAVLSVLMCPLAVYHRLWQRVCVRLEPALQWLDFSPSGYMMSQPIDNQFLRRPIRGAASDDADDSEEELAAFCPTFDDAVVAKELALTDSEHSDAEISYTENGTFNLSRGQTPLTEGSEDLDRHSDPEESFACDLAEFPSINLDATLMEDDDDPSLGLPSLGSAGLSLHRGSTLLDLDSDQEAEELEGAQLCLSALQQAATSQLSSHISSQISGQLASTITTSLLQAALAGQTQPQPQPPAQARAQPQPHRRQAAQSKRGSRDHHHPAGQGQGQGQGGGHHSRSYRHQDSSELDTDLDGEDFEMLDQSELSQMDPLGLDGGRGGSAGNAGFLSNLLGKPQ, encoded by the exons GTTTTTTGCTCTTTCCTCTCTACGGCTCCTGTTTCTGCTGTGTGTGGGCCTCGCTCTGACGGTCTGTGTTGACACGTGGAGGAATAAGATCTGGCCAGAAATCAGAG TGAAGCGGCTGGACGAGAGCGAGAGTGAAAG CTGGGGTGTGGTGCAGCCGGGTACCTTGAGCGTGCCGGAGCTGTGCCAACACATGGCCGAGCTGTGGGTGGCCGGCGTGTCCTTCTCCGCGGGCCTGGTCAACTTGAAGCGCTACAGCCCCGGCAAG TTCTGTATGCTGACCTGTGGAATCTTTACCCTCCTGGCCATGGTGGGGCGCTACATCCCTGGACTGGTGCTTTCCTACTCGGCAG tgttgTCTGTGCTGATGTGTCCACTGGCTGTCTACCACCGCTTGTggcagcgtgtgtgcgtgagactgGAGCCGGCCCTGCAGTGGCTGGACTTCAGCCCCTCGGGCTACATGATGTCCCAGCCCATCGACAACCAGT TCCTGCGTCGGCCGATCAGGGGCGCCGCCTCAGACGATGCTGACGACAGCGAGGAGGAGCTGGCGGCTTTCTGTCCCACG TTTGATGATGCTGTGGTTGCTAAGGAGCTGGCTCTCACTGACTCTGAGCACTCAGACGCTGAGATCTCCTACACGGAGAACGGCACCTTTAACCTGTCCAGGGGTCAAACCCCTCTCACAGAGGGTTCCGAAG ACTTGGACAGACACAGCGACCCTGAGGAGTCGTTTGCCTGCGACCTGGCGGAGTTCCCCTCCATCAACCTGGACGCCACCCTGATGGAGGACGACGACGACCCCAGCCTGGGCCTCCCCAGCCTGGGCTCGGCCGGCCTGTCCCTCCACCGCGGCTCCACCCTGCTGGACCTGGACTCGGACCAGGAGGCGGAGGAGCTGGAGGGGGCGCAGCTGTGCCTCAGCGCCCTGCAGCAGGCCGCCACCAGCCAGCTCTCCAGCCACATCTCCAGTCAGATCTCTGGTCAACTGgccagcaccatcaccaccagcctCCTGCAGGCGGCTTTGGCTGGTCAGACACAACCCCAGCCACAGCCACCGGCGCAGGCAAGGGCACAGCCTCAGCCACACAGGCGTCAGGCCGCCCAGTCCAAACGGGGCAGCAGGGACCACCATCACCCTGCCggacagggccagggccagggccagggcggCGGGCACCACTCCAGGAGCTACCGGCACCAGGACAGCTCCGAACTGGACACGGATTTGGACGGGGAGGACTTTGAGATGCTGGACCAGTCGGAGCTGAGCCAGATGGATCCACTGGGTCTGGACGGCGGAAGAGGAGGCTCGGCCGGCAACGCTGGCTTCCTGTCCAACCTGCTGGGGAAGCCTCAGTGA
- the LOC134441539 gene encoding fatty acid-binding protein, liver-like has product MAFNGTWQMHSQENHEEFFKVMSMPDTVIRIMRDVKPLTEIQQTGDDFVVTVKTPLRSNTNTFTLGREATINTFDGKKVKCTVNLEDGKLVCTTEKFTHVREIQGEEMVETMTAGSTSMIRKSKRT; this is encoded by the exons ATGGCCTTCAATGGAACATGGCAAATGCACTCTCAGGAGAACCATGAGGAGTTCTTCAAAGTAATGT CTATGCCAGACACGGTGATCCGCATCATGCGTGATGTGAAGCCATTGACGGAGATCCAGCAGACGGGCGATGACTTTGTGGTGACGGTGAAGACCCCGCTGCGATCCAACACAAACACCTTCACACTGGGCCGCGAGGCCACAATCAACACATTTGATGGCAAGAAGGTCAAG TGTACAGTTAACCTGGAGGATGGGAAGCTGGTCTGCACCACAGAGAAGTTCACCCACGTGCGGGAGATCcagggagaggagatggtggag ACGATGACAGCTGGCTCTACATCCATGATCAGGAAGAGCAAGAGGACCTGA